Proteins encoded together in one Amphritea japonica ATCC BAA-1530 window:
- a CDS encoding peptidase domain-containing ABC transporter, which produces MSSNPRPMMASEQLADDLRNHNETAFKKVSPFSSCLLPLLRELGWNNYAKELIEALPHFSEQIDLIDVRNMLATLGYESTPVKTSVSDLKKELYPALFISDNNRVLLLQGLEDETVFFYDPESDSYETSTALDLQGTAYLFTDNHAHHGSNTPELTNDWFGSLLQRFNKMIIHLLGMTFIINLAALLVPLFIMVIYDKVIGAKSAETLPFLITGAAILLAADLGLRYLRAKLLGVTAGRLDYLIGVETFKRMLYLPPLYTERSTVAAQLSRLKQFDSVRDFFTGPSAAIALELPFVILFLIVIGILGGVIALIPLAMVIGFIMLGLFWMPMLNSKIMRAGKARTDKQRIIMQTVAGRKEIKSIGGETVWWERFRENSGESVLSNYQTFLSNNVMNNLAQGMMTFTGVAVLGVGTMQVMAGDMTIGALIAIMALVWRVLSPLQSAFLSFSKFQQTIKAIRQINQLMKLRNECSNGKSGLILEKLKGDIRIERVSFRYGPDRDPALLGVSFQIKPGEMVAISGNTGSGKSTLMKMIAGMYAPQAGSLQLDGMDLRQLNAMDLRRAIAYVPQQIHMFHGTIAQNIRLNNSLATDKQVRDAAAEAGVLDEIMALPEGLDTRIGDTTIDRMPPGFLRSLSMARAFVSPAKILLLDEPGASLDDESDKRFVEQLNKIKGSRSIIMVSHRPSHIRLADKAILMEQGAVIHAGSPDEVVSLLLENAA; this is translated from the coding sequence ATGAGCAGCAACCCGCGCCCAATGATGGCCTCAGAACAACTTGCCGACGATCTTCGAAACCATAATGAAACGGCTTTCAAAAAAGTTTCCCCTTTCTCTTCCTGCTTACTCCCTCTGTTAAGAGAGCTCGGCTGGAACAACTACGCAAAAGAACTGATCGAAGCTCTTCCGCATTTCTCTGAACAGATAGATCTGATCGATGTACGTAACATGCTGGCCACACTAGGCTATGAAAGCACACCGGTTAAAACATCCGTTTCTGATCTTAAAAAAGAACTTTATCCCGCCCTGTTTATCTCTGATAACAATCGAGTATTACTACTTCAAGGCTTAGAGGATGAAACAGTATTCTTCTATGATCCAGAAAGCGACAGTTACGAAACATCAACGGCGCTAGACCTACAAGGCACCGCATATCTTTTTACCGACAACCATGCTCATCACGGGAGTAACACCCCCGAGTTAACTAACGACTGGTTTGGTAGCCTACTGCAACGGTTTAATAAAATGATCATCCACCTACTTGGCATGACATTTATTATCAATCTTGCCGCCCTATTAGTACCACTATTTATTATGGTGATATACGACAAAGTCATCGGCGCAAAATCAGCAGAGACCCTGCCTTTTTTAATCACAGGAGCCGCCATTCTCTTAGCTGCTGATTTAGGATTACGTTATTTACGGGCAAAGCTTCTCGGCGTCACTGCTGGACGACTTGATTACCTGATAGGCGTTGAGACTTTCAAACGAATGCTCTACCTGCCACCCCTCTATACCGAACGCTCCACGGTGGCCGCACAGCTATCACGCTTAAAACAATTTGACTCTGTAAGAGACTTCTTTACCGGGCCCAGCGCAGCTATTGCCCTGGAACTTCCATTTGTCATTCTCTTTCTTATCGTCATCGGAATATTAGGCGGTGTAATAGCCCTGATACCACTGGCAATGGTGATAGGCTTTATCATGTTAGGGCTGTTCTGGATGCCTATGCTAAATAGCAAAATAATGCGTGCAGGCAAAGCCAGGACCGATAAACAGCGAATTATTATGCAGACCGTCGCCGGACGGAAAGAGATTAAATCCATTGGCGGCGAAACGGTCTGGTGGGAACGTTTCAGAGAGAACTCAGGCGAATCAGTGCTATCTAACTATCAAACCTTCCTCTCAAATAACGTAATGAACAATCTTGCCCAGGGCATGATGACTTTTACAGGTGTAGCCGTACTTGGCGTAGGAACAATGCAAGTGATGGCAGGGGATATGACTATTGGCGCACTCATTGCCATCATGGCATTGGTATGGCGCGTCCTATCTCCACTGCAAAGTGCTTTCCTTTCGTTTTCTAAATTTCAACAAACCATTAAAGCGATTCGGCAGATCAACCAACTAATGAAACTAAGAAATGAATGCTCCAATGGCAAATCCGGGCTTATTCTGGAAAAGCTCAAAGGAGATATTCGTATTGAACGAGTCAGCTTCCGCTACGGACCCGACAGAGATCCGGCATTACTAGGCGTATCATTCCAGATTAAGCCCGGAGAGATGGTAGCCATCAGCGGCAATACAGGCTCTGGCAAATCGACCCTGATGAAAATGATTGCTGGCATGTACGCACCGCAAGCCGGCTCACTTCAGCTTGATGGCATGGATCTACGCCAGCTTAATGCGATGGACCTAAGACGAGCTATCGCCTATGTTCCCCAGCAAATCCACATGTTCCACGGCACCATTGCCCAAAACATACGTTTAAACAACAGTTTAGCCACTGATAAACAAGTACGCGACGCTGCTGCTGAAGCCGGCGTACTGGACGAAATCATGGCACTACCAGAAGGACTAGATACAAGAATTGGCGATACTACTATTGACCGCATGCCTCCTGGATTTCTTCGCTCTTTATCGATGGCCAGAGCTTTTGTTAGCCCGGCCAAAATCCTCTTACTGGATGAACCCGGCGCCTCGCTAGATGACGAGTCGGATAAACGATTTGTTGAACAACTGAATAAAATCAAAGGGAGTCGCTCAATTATTATGGTTAGTCATCGACCCAGCCATATACGGCTCGCAGATAAAGCAATTTTGATGGAGCAGGGAGCCGTGATTCATGCAGGCTCTCCTGATGAAGTCGTCAGCCTGTTGCTGGAGAATGCAGCATGA
- a CDS encoding peptidase domain-containing ABC transporter, whose protein sequence is MVLLSSLAINILALALPTVILQVYDRIIPNQATETFIFLILGMLGVVVLDTALRIFRSTLLSWSGAQFDHRESLKAMNHILNTDNAAFEKEPAGYYLDKTQALEQIQEFYSGQSILLVMDLPFVLLFLALIWVIAGPLIMIPVVLLLVFFIVAVITGRQLRHALETRSVMEDRRQNFIIETLKGIHTIKSMAMEALMLRRYERLQHQSAESIYDLSRINSIVQGIGATFSQLAVVAFVGIGSISVISGDLTVGALAAGTMLSSRVLQPGLKAMGFWSQFQTLRLAMEKIEDLYQQPKESGGAIRQESGLSGKVEIRNISFAHPGQDNTLIKDLSLVAYPGETIGITGNNGSGKSTLVSLLSGFLKPETGQIYLDDHDIREYDLEFLRAQIGIMPQRGILFEGSILENMTLYREGEALQQALQLSKILGLEEIVARLPDGLDTQVGGAAVDALSEGVRQKIIMVRSLVGHPQIILFDDANANFDIKNDGRLLNVIKDMRGSRTMIIVTHRPSFLRICDRQYILKEGHLEEYIDPYIAFQATQAASQAKG, encoded by the coding sequence GTGGTTTTGCTCTCCTCTCTGGCTATCAACATCCTAGCCCTTGCCCTCCCTACAGTCATACTTCAAGTGTATGACCGTATCATTCCTAATCAAGCAACAGAGACCTTTATATTCCTCATATTGGGCATGCTGGGCGTGGTTGTTCTCGATACAGCGCTACGGATTTTTCGCTCCACTTTACTAAGCTGGAGCGGCGCTCAATTTGATCATCGCGAAAGCCTTAAAGCGATGAACCACATTCTAAATACCGACAACGCTGCATTTGAAAAAGAACCTGCCGGATATTACCTCGATAAAACCCAGGCCTTGGAGCAGATTCAAGAATTTTATTCCGGTCAATCGATCCTACTCGTCATGGACTTACCTTTCGTCCTACTATTCTTAGCACTTATCTGGGTCATCGCCGGGCCGCTCATCATGATCCCTGTCGTGCTATTACTAGTGTTTTTTATTGTTGCAGTAATCACCGGCCGCCAGTTACGCCATGCACTCGAAACCCGTTCAGTTATGGAAGACAGGCGACAAAACTTCATCATTGAGACCCTTAAGGGGATTCACACCATTAAATCAATGGCGATGGAAGCACTGATGCTGCGACGCTATGAGCGATTACAACACCAATCAGCTGAAAGCATTTACGATCTAAGCCGCATTAACAGCATTGTCCAGGGTATAGGCGCCACTTTTTCGCAACTAGCCGTCGTCGCGTTTGTCGGTATCGGCAGCATCTCTGTTATTAGCGGCGACCTGACCGTCGGCGCCCTGGCAGCAGGCACTATGCTTTCCAGTCGCGTATTACAGCCCGGTTTGAAAGCTATGGGGTTCTGGTCACAATTCCAAACACTACGCCTGGCAATGGAGAAGATAGAAGACCTATACCAACAGCCGAAAGAAAGCGGCGGAGCAATTCGACAAGAGTCCGGCCTAAGCGGAAAAGTGGAGATTCGCAACATCAGCTTCGCACACCCGGGACAAGACAACACTCTGATCAAAGATCTCTCTCTTGTTGCTTACCCTGGCGAAACCATTGGCATCACTGGCAATAATGGCAGCGGCAAAAGCACATTGGTCAGCCTTCTTTCTGGTTTCCTCAAGCCTGAAACGGGACAAATCTACCTGGACGATCATGACATCCGGGAATACGACCTGGAATTTTTACGTGCGCAGATTGGCATCATGCCTCAAAGAGGCATCCTGTTCGAAGGCTCTATTCTTGAGAACATGACCCTATATCGTGAAGGCGAGGCTCTACAACAAGCCCTTCAGCTATCAAAAATTCTCGGCTTAGAAGAAATTGTAGCTAGACTACCCGACGGATTAGATACTCAAGTAGGGGGCGCTGCGGTAGATGCTCTCTCTGAAGGAGTAAGACAAAAAATAATTATGGTGCGATCACTAGTCGGCCATCCTCAGATTATTCTATTCGATGACGCTAATGCCAATTTCGATATCAAAAACGATGGCAGGCTACTCAATGTCATCAAGGATATGCGGGGTTCCAGAACAATGATTATTGTTACCCATCGCCCATCATTTTTGCGCATCTGTGATCGCCAATACATCCTGAAAGAGGGGCACCTCGAAGAGTACATAGACCCCTATATCGCCTTCCAGGCAACACAAGCCGCTTCACAGGCAAAGGGATAA
- a CDS encoding VCBS domain-containing protein, with protein MADEENTSPESAREAASADLFNQETTTHINPSRSEAEEVFGHNTLSSEELFKQNIQGRIDHDLKDTVLPELQSDGFNFELNNDLLLSLTGQGSLPAGTEIATLSIPVEGADFSFSLDDKQFTVEGDALLLNETLTPQQGVIYSLNVNAISNTSEFAIDVPLNISFDELASLINEINEGIINVAPDGISLSETSIDETLQPGDVVATLTASDFDNVDGFQFELTGEGADLFEIVGNELVVKVGASFDYEAQSSLPVEITVTDAGGKSFTETVSIDVNDINEAPVLSSASFRVEEGGSLFNGELEAVDQDLSEQLSFVIADGFSLPPGFELTVDGDYSFDPEDEAYEHLGVGDTQILTIPVKVVDSGGLESVADIRINIAGTNDAPIADTDVILVTDEGDSSIGGQLVAFDVDGDSVSFSADSLPAGFTLESDGSYSFDPGNTAYEGMAVGDSQVLSIPVTVTDENGATDSQQVQITISGTNDEPVAGLNVTAYVAEGDTAISGQLTASDVDGDSVSFSVDSLPAGFTLESDGSYSFDPADAAYDGMGVGDSQTLTIPVTVTDENGATDSQQIQVTVTGTNDAPVAGADVTANVAEGDSAISGQLTASDVDGDSVSFSADSLPAGFTLESDGSYSFDPADAAYDGMGVGDSQTLTIPVTVTDENGATDSQQIQVTVTGTNDAPVAGADVTATVAEGDSAISGQLTASDIDGDSVSFSADSLPAGFTLESDGSYSFDPADAAYDGMGVGDSQTLTIPVTVTDENGATDSQQIQVTVTGTNDAPVAGADVTATVSVPDAQPETSTVFLTTFNSVDASSSFVQSADGWSTNSDAIEVWNSKDGHTGDGQYIELNDDAVDHYSDAVSINRDVDTTDGATYTLTFDCSARAGFDEDVNEFQVLVNGEVLETVRPDGSGDSDNDWESQTVTFTGTGESMNIQFVSTGDAVNYGRGARLDNIELTETVMTALDNKVTGQLSATDVDDGSLLSFGLAEGVALPAGFALESDGSYSFDPADAAYQSMGEGESQTLTIPVTVTDEHGATDTQQVQIVVNGTNSAPVAEVDVTGIDYDLYGQENTDTSGMNEVSGSGGKDKLEGGNEADFIYGGGNKDDLKGGEGDDVLDGGADKDKLDGGAGDDTLYGGADKDDLKGGDGNDYLDGGSGKDKLDGGDGNDYLVGGEGDDKLKGGDGDDLMTGGSGNDKAEGGDGSDTYIYNPFEGNDHFSGGTGGGWADTVALSADGSSDPDNPWTITVDGQELEYDMAAQALELNPDTSGVVTMADGSELTFEGIEKIEW; from the coding sequence ATGGCTGATGAAGAAAACACTTCCCCTGAATCTGCACGCGAAGCGGCATCGGCGGATCTATTTAATCAGGAAACAACTACACATATAAATCCGAGCCGCTCTGAGGCTGAAGAGGTCTTTGGGCATAACACTCTTAGCTCGGAAGAGCTTTTTAAACAGAATATTCAGGGGCGTATTGATCATGACCTGAAGGACACTGTACTTCCAGAATTACAGTCTGACGGATTCAATTTTGAATTGAATAATGATTTGCTGTTATCGCTTACTGGGCAAGGCTCTCTTCCTGCAGGCACTGAGATCGCGACGTTATCTATTCCGGTTGAAGGGGCCGATTTTTCTTTTAGCCTGGATGATAAACAATTTACTGTAGAGGGCGATGCTCTTCTTCTAAATGAAACATTAACCCCCCAGCAGGGTGTGATTTATTCGCTCAATGTAAATGCGATTAGTAATACCAGCGAATTTGCGATCGATGTACCCCTTAATATTAGTTTTGATGAGTTAGCTAGCCTTATCAATGAAATTAATGAGGGCATTATTAATGTTGCTCCGGATGGTATCAGCCTAAGTGAAACGTCTATTGACGAGACATTACAGCCTGGTGATGTGGTGGCAACACTCACCGCCTCTGATTTTGATAATGTTGATGGGTTTCAGTTTGAGTTAACTGGTGAGGGGGCTGATCTATTTGAAATAGTCGGTAATGAGCTAGTTGTGAAAGTCGGTGCCTCCTTTGATTATGAAGCCCAGTCGAGCTTGCCTGTTGAGATTACGGTTACGGATGCTGGTGGCAAGAGTTTTACTGAGACCGTTTCTATTGATGTAAATGATATTAATGAAGCCCCTGTTTTATCTTCAGCTTCTTTCCGTGTTGAGGAAGGAGGCTCACTCTTTAATGGTGAGCTGGAGGCGGTAGATCAAGACCTTTCTGAGCAATTGTCATTTGTTATAGCTGACGGCTTTTCTTTGCCGCCAGGCTTTGAGTTGACGGTTGATGGGGATTATAGCTTTGATCCTGAAGATGAAGCTTATGAGCATCTTGGAGTAGGCGATACTCAAATTTTGACTATTCCTGTCAAAGTTGTTGATTCAGGAGGGCTAGAGAGTGTTGCTGATATTCGAATCAATATTGCTGGCACTAATGATGCCCCAATAGCTGATACGGATGTCATCCTTGTAACCGACGAGGGTGATAGTTCTATCGGCGGCCAGTTAGTTGCTTTCGATGTGGATGGTGACAGTGTTAGCTTCAGTGCGGACAGTCTGCCGGCCGGCTTTACCCTGGAATCCGATGGTTCTTATAGTTTCGATCCAGGTAATACTGCTTATGAAGGTATGGCTGTAGGTGATAGCCAGGTTCTGAGTATCCCTGTTACGGTAACCGATGAGAACGGAGCCACTGATAGTCAACAGGTTCAGATTACTATCTCGGGTACCAATGATGAACCCGTTGCTGGTTTAAATGTTACGGCTTATGTGGCCGAAGGCGATACTGCAATCTCCGGTCAGCTCACCGCGTCCGATGTGGACGGCGATAGCGTTAGCTTTAGTGTGGATAGTTTACCTGCCGGCTTTACCTTAGAGAGTGATGGTTCATATAGTTTCGATCCTGCAGATGCAGCGTATGACGGTATGGGCGTTGGCGATAGCCAGACCTTAACTATTCCTGTCACGGTCACCGATGAAAACGGTGCGACTGACTCACAACAGATTCAGGTAACCGTGACTGGCACCAACGATGCGCCAGTCGCCGGTGCAGATGTCACGGCTAACGTAGCCGAAGGCGACTCGGCGATCTCCGGACAGCTGACGGCGTCCGATGTGGATGGCGACAGTGTTAGCTTCAGTGCTGACAGTCTGCCGGCTGGCTTTACTTTAGAGAGTGATGGTTCTTACAGCTTTGATCCTGCCGATGCCGCGTACGATGGTATGGGTGTGGGCGATAGCCAGACGCTGACCATTCCAGTGACGGTTACCGATGAAAACGGTGCAACCGACTCACAACAGATCCAGGTTACTGTCACCGGCACCAACGATGCGCCGGTAGCCGGTGCGGATGTCACTGCGACTGTTGCCGAAGGCGACTCAGCGATCTCAGGTCAATTAACTGCGTCTGATATAGACGGCGACAGTGTTAGTTTCAGTGCTGACAGTCTGCCGGCTGGCTTCACCCTAGAGAGTGATGGTTCTTACAGCTTCGATCCTGCCGATGCCGCGTACGATGGTATGGGTGTAGGCGATAGCCAGACGCTGACCATTCCCGTCACCGTAACCGATGAAAACGGTGCGACTGACTCACAACAGATCCAGGTCACCGTGACCGGCACTAACGATGCCCCGGTAGCCGGTGCCGATGTGACCGCCACTGTTTCTGTTCCAGATGCTCAACCTGAAACATCTACTGTTTTTCTCACCACATTTAATTCAGTAGATGCATCGTCTTCCTTTGTTCAAAGTGCTGATGGCTGGAGTACTAACTCTGATGCGATTGAGGTCTGGAATAGCAAGGATGGCCATACAGGGGATGGTCAGTACATTGAGTTAAATGATGATGCAGTAGATCATTATTCTGATGCAGTAAGTATTAACCGAGATGTTGATACAACAGATGGCGCTACATATACCCTGACATTTGATTGCTCTGCCCGGGCGGGATTTGATGAAGATGTAAATGAATTTCAGGTGCTGGTTAATGGAGAGGTGTTGGAGACTGTTCGTCCTGATGGTTCAGGGGATTCAGATAATGATTGGGAAAGTCAGACTGTAACCTTTACCGGGACAGGCGAGTCAATGAATATCCAGTTTGTGTCCACTGGCGATGCTGTGAATTACGGTCGTGGTGCGCGTCTGGATAACATTGAGTTAACTGAGACGGTCATGACAGCGCTTGATAATAAGGTCACTGGTCAGTTGAGTGCAACAGATGTTGATGATGGTTCTTTACTGAGCTTTGGGCTTGCTGAAGGAGTCGCTCTTCCGGCGGGGTTTGCACTGGAGTCTGATGGCAGTTACAGCTTTGATCCTGCTGATGCTGCCTATCAAAGTATGGGTGAAGGCGAAAGTCAGACCTTAACAATCCCAGTGACGGTGACTGATGAGCACGGCGCCACAGACACACAGCAAGTGCAAATCGTTGTTAATGGTACTAATAGTGCTCCAGTTGCTGAAGTAGATGTGACTGGTATCGACTACGATCTATACGGTCAAGAAAATACTGACACTTCAGGGATGAATGAAGTTTCAGGGAGTGGTGGCAAGGATAAGCTGGAGGGTGGCAACGAAGCTGACTTTATCTATGGAGGAGGCAATAAAGATGACCTTAAGGGCGGTGAAGGAGATGACGTCCTCGATGGTGGCGCTGATAAAGATAAGTTAGATGGTGGCGCTGGTGATGACACTCTCTATGGGGGGGCAGATAAAGATGACCTCAAAGGTGGTGATGGCAATGACTACCTGGATGGAGGGTCCGGTAAGGATAAGCTGGACGGTGGTGACGGTAATGACTATCTGGTTGGCGGAGAAGGCGACGATAAGCTGAAAGGTGGTGATGGCGATGACCTTATGACTGGAGGCTCAGGCAACGACAAGGCCGAAGGCGGTGATGGTTCAGATACCTATATCTACAATCCATTCGAAGGAAATGATCATTTCTCCGGAGGTACCGGCGGAGGGTGGGCAGATACTGTTGCGTTGAGCGCTGATGGTTCAAGTGATCCGGATAACCCCTGGACCATTACAGTCGATGGCCAGGAGTTAGAATATGACATGGCGGCTCAAGCGCTGGAGTTAAATCCAGATACCTCAGGTGTGGTCACTATGGCTGATGGCAGTGAGCTAACCTTTGAGGGTATTGAAAAAATTGAGTGGTAG
- the thiI gene encoding tRNA uracil 4-sulfurtransferase ThiI — protein sequence MKIIVKLFPEITIKSKPVRKRFIQRLQSNLQVTLKRLDNDIKVRGLWDKIEVEVPSDSAELREQVIELMSCTPGISHFLEVDQYALGSFEEVFQLTKDVYGDKVKGKSFVVRVKRAGKHDFKSGDLERYIGGGLLQHCDTKGVDLHTPEFTVKLEIRDENLYLISHQHKGQGGYPLGTQEDVISLISGGFDSVVSSYMTMRRGSKTHFLFFNLGGRAHEIGVKQISVYLWQKYGSAARVKFISVPFDEVVGEILQNVHHTHMGVVLKRMMMRAAEKVADRMKLPAIVTGESIAQVSSQTLVNLQVIDSVTNKLVVRPLVTMDKQDIIDITKKLGAYDFAKNIPEYCGVISDRPTTNAKLERIEEEEANFDFDVLDQALENAQVITIDKIVDDINVHAEIEALTKVGDNQVIIDVRHSNEQERKPLNMPKVEVLTIPFFSLGEKFQELDQSKEYLLFCDKGVMSQMHAQNLQEKGFLNVKVYRPEL from the coding sequence ATGAAAATTATCGTTAAACTATTTCCAGAAATAACCATCAAGAGTAAGCCCGTGCGTAAACGCTTTATTCAGCGATTACAGTCTAATTTACAGGTAACTCTTAAGCGTCTGGATAACGATATTAAAGTACGCGGACTGTGGGATAAGATTGAAGTAGAGGTCCCTTCTGATAGCGCTGAGCTGAGAGAACAGGTTATAGAGCTGATGAGCTGCACGCCGGGCATTTCCCACTTTTTAGAAGTGGATCAGTATGCGCTAGGCTCTTTTGAAGAGGTGTTTCAGCTCACTAAAGACGTTTATGGGGATAAGGTTAAAGGTAAATCCTTTGTGGTGCGTGTTAAGCGTGCGGGTAAGCACGACTTTAAATCCGGTGACCTGGAGCGTTATATAGGTGGTGGTTTGCTTCAGCACTGTGATACCAAAGGGGTTGATCTTCATACGCCTGAATTTACGGTTAAGCTGGAAATTCGTGATGAGAATCTTTATTTGATCTCCCATCAACATAAGGGGCAGGGTGGGTATCCTTTAGGTACGCAGGAAGATGTTATATCACTTATATCGGGAGGGTTTGACTCGGTTGTTTCCAGCTATATGACCATGCGTCGCGGTAGTAAAACGCACTTTCTGTTTTTTAATTTGGGAGGCCGCGCCCATGAGATCGGTGTAAAACAGATCTCCGTTTATCTCTGGCAAAAGTATGGCAGCGCTGCCCGGGTTAAGTTTATCTCTGTGCCTTTTGATGAAGTCGTGGGTGAAATATTACAAAACGTTCATCATACGCATATGGGTGTTGTTCTTAAGCGGATGATGATGCGTGCCGCTGAAAAAGTAGCAGATCGTATGAAATTGCCGGCGATAGTGACCGGTGAGAGTATTGCTCAGGTCTCAAGCCAGACGCTGGTTAATCTGCAGGTAATTGACTCCGTGACCAATAAGTTAGTTGTGCGCCCACTGGTTACGATGGATAAGCAAGACATTATCGATATCACAAAGAAGCTAGGAGCTTATGATTTTGCTAAAAACATTCCTGAGTATTGTGGCGTTATCTCTGATCGGCCGACAACGAACGCAAAGCTTGAACGGATAGAAGAAGAGGAAGCTAACTTCGATTTTGATGTTTTAGATCAGGCATTGGAAAATGCTCAGGTAATTACTATTGATAAAATCGTGGATGATATTAATGTTCACGCAGAAATCGAAGCGTTAACCAAGGTTGGTGATAATCAGGTTATTATTGATGTCAGGCATAGCAATGAGCAGGAGCGTAAACCGCTGAATATGCCTAAAGTCGAAGTGCTGACAATCCCTTTCTTTTCTCTTGGAGAAAAATTTCAGGAATTGGACCAGAGCAAAGAGTATCTTTTGTTCTGTGATAAGGGAGTAATGAGCCAGATGCATGCCCAGAACCTGCAGGAAAAGGGCTTTTTGAACGTTAAAGTATATCGTCCAGAGCTTTGA
- a CDS encoding OadG family protein, whose product MDNLMSEGLNLMVFGMGFVVVFLTLLVFATGFMSKLIAKVAPEAIPEPAKPAAVAPVATGSDELVAVMTAAVHQYRKH is encoded by the coding sequence ATGGATAATCTAATGTCGGAAGGCCTGAATTTGATGGTCTTTGGTATGGGATTCGTTGTTGTATTCCTAACCCTGTTGGTCTTTGCAACCGGCTTTATGTCAAAGCTGATTGCCAAAGTGGCGCCTGAGGCTATTCCAGAGCCTGCCAAACCAGCAGCTGTTGCACCTGTTGCTACAGGTAGTGATGAATTGGTTGCAGTTATGACTGCGGCAGTACATCAATACCGTAAGCACTGA